DNA from Tripterygium wilfordii isolate XIE 37 chromosome 4, ASM1340144v1, whole genome shotgun sequence:
GCTCACTAAGCTAtttagatctaaggtaggagtagcaccaaCTGAAAATAAGTTGCGAGAAAACTGTTTAAGATGTTATTGGCATGTACAATGTAGAGATAATGGTGTGGCGATGAggagaatcgagagaatttgtataggagagtaGAAAGCGAAGAGAAAGATCTAAAAGGAGGtggcttgaagtagtaagaaaggatatggattcaataggagttgatgaaagtatgatcttaAATAGAATTGAATGGCGGAAACGATTACATGTAGTGAATTcatgttgattttctcatagacttaTGTAGATAACCTCAAACTTTTGGGATGATCTTGATAAATTTTGGATAGCCATCTCTCTTTCACCCAAAGAGGTTATGCTGTCCAATATTGCTTTCTTTAAGCGCATTCATTCTAGACTCCATAATGTGGCTGATGGTTTACTCTTGCTTGTATGCGCTTTATAACGGTAGATTAGTTCAATATTTTGTTTATTCCTTTATCCCATTTCTCATTTTTCCacatatttcctttttctcatgTCTTGCTTTCATCCTTTCCTTTTGGACATGATACAGCCTTGCCTACTCAATGAGAAAAATGATGGCAGATAAGGCTTTGGTATGAATTACTTCCCGTTTCAGTCATACTTCTGTCAGACCTTGGCACAGCCATATGTTTTGTAGGAATAAATTTATTCTAAGAATAGAAGTTGTGTTGCAGGTGCGGAGGCTTTCTGCCTGTGAAACCATGGGCTGTGCAACTACTATTTGCAGTGACAAGACTGGAACCCTAACTCTGAATCAGGTCCATATGTTTTAGCATATTATCGATTACTTATTAGGCTCATGTTGCTTGATTTATTTCAAGCATGGATTCTTGTGCATATGCATCTTTTCCAGCCATTAAGTTTGGTTGACTTTTACAAAGCTATTTTCTTTCCAATGCTCAGTTGCTTGCTCTTTTCATTGTATATGGAGCATATAATAAAGAAGTAAGGTTTAGTTCAGTTCAAACCTTATGAAACAAATAGTGctgaattaaaatttaaaattttgaaattcaaattaatgtcagattttgttgatgatgatttgtTGCGATACAATCCACTAGACTATGAAGGGGTTTGATTTAGTCACTACATAATTTCTTCTATGGGATATGGTGGAGAGTGTTAAAGAATTGCTTCTTTCCCTCTACAAAGTGTTGACATGTTTCTCTATATACAGATGACGGTGGTAGAAGCTTGTGTTGGTGGGAAAAAGGTTGAATCTCCAGACAGCAGGTCGGAGTTATCTCCCCTGCTTACATCTTTGCTCATTGAAGGCATTGCACAGAATACAACTGGCAGTGTATTTGTCCCTGAGGTTGGTTTGGAAGAGTTATTGAGCAAAAATATGAGTAGTACACAATATAATATTTCGCTTCATGCCGTTGCTGGTTTTGAGTAGGGTGGAGGAGAAGCAGAGGTTTCTGGATCTCCAACAGAGAAAGCAATTCTAACGTGGGCAGTCAAGGTATTTCCCCACCGTCGTCCGCCAATCTAATATTTCTTGATTATTCATGttattaaattttctttgtaAAATTGATCTGGTTGAGTACTTCCTCATCAACAGCTTGGGATGCATTTTGGCGCTGTTAGATCAGAATCTACTATTATCCACGTCTTCCCGTTCAACTCTGAGAAAAAGAGAGGCGGTGTGGCTCTGGAATTGGTAACGTGACTGCAAATTGACCACTTTTATGGTTTCATGTACTCATAGGGATGGTAGCTTTATAAAATGGTTTATTATTATGCATTTTCTTGTCCACCATTGTTGGAGTGTGCTAGGATAGGAGAAGAAATGAATGGGGCTGGAGTTAATTTTAAATGGAGGTATTTTTCCCCAAATCAATTGAGATAATTTAGGAATTGCTACGTAAATAGTAAACTAGAAGAACTAATCCTAGatgatatattttgttgatctGGGGATGACAACACAACAGAAACCCAAATATCTTGTCGATAGCAGTTTATCTGGATGCATCTGTCATTTTCTGACATAAGTCAGTAGATCTTCACCTATACAATAGGAAAAGAGAGATGTGAGTGTGTGACCATGGGGTAGTCAGCAGAATGAaaaataattcaattttttttgaatactaAGCTTGTGttatacacttttttttttcttttaaaatgttTTGTTGACTTGTCTTGTATCTGGTATTTTGTACCGTCCATCTGTTTGGGTTGCACTTGCTTAGTGACACCTTCAAGTTCTTTTGCATTCAAATAGGAAAAAGGTATTGTACACTTAATTAGAGTGACGAGGAGTAACTATGGAAGATACTAACTTCCCATTGTCATTAAATTGGTAAAGCTAATATCTCCCCAAGGGTCTCGTTCTTTTCTTGGGAAGCCATTTGCGAGAAAATTCTCACCATGGATAGTCCGCAAAAAAGAGGTCTTCCCCTTTGTATGAGATGCACTTTGTCAAGGAAGACAAATAATCCGTTAATCAAAATTTTCTCCACTGCACATGGACTAGGAGAATCTGGTCCACTAGCCAGAACCTCAAGTGTATTGATGGTTGGTCATTAGTGACTTAGGTTAAGCTCATGGTTTCCTTGACTTAGTAATACGCTTTTTAAAGCTCTGAAAGATCCTGGAAGCCTTGTGATGGGATTAGTTGGGCTTGGACTTGGGCTTGGGAAAGTGGATAATATCGTACAATTATAGTCAAGTTTGGTTAAGTGAGTCCATTGGTGTTTCCTAAAAGGTGGTATCGGAGCGAGGTTATTTAGCTTGAATATGGGTTGTACACGTTTGACTCTTGGTTCCACTTGGTGGGCTAGAACCTAGACCACAAGTGTGGGGAGATTGTTGAGAAGAGTCTCACATCgctaaaataaaaatctaaagGACATGTTATAAGCTCATGGTTTCCTCGACTTAGTATGACGCGTTTTAATTCCGTGAGCCCTGAAAGGTGTGGAAGCCTTGTGATGAGTTGGGCTTGGGAAAGCAGACTGTATCTTACAATAATAGTTAAGTTTGGGCAAGTGAGTTCATTGGTATTTCCTAAAAACGAAAGCAGAACAACACTTTAAAGTAGCTGAATGTTCTaaattttattcataaaatatacttattacattgtctacaTCCCTAACATGGAAGCATAAATTTTTTAGATAGAAACTAGAAGTTCTAAAGGCAGTCAAACAAGTAATAAATGCTAGATAATTTCCAAGATTAAGTAAGATACCAAGACTgattgatatttaaaaaaactgCACTACCACTTGATAATTCCCAAACTTGTCAACAAAAGGTCATTATTGCAAAATTTGCAGCAGCAGGGTTGAATaattcttttgtgtttttatttacaGCCCGACAGTCAAGTCCATATACACTGGAAGGGGGCTGCAGAAATTGTCTTAGCTTCATGTACTAagtacataaatgaaaagaaccaAATGTTGGTGATGGATGACAACAAGGTATGGAAAAACAATTGACTCTGCCTGTctgtatttatttctttaaataTTTTGGCTTCTATGCAAGATAAGGTTTTCAAAATGTAAAGAAATGGGTTTTTAATGCATTTTTGAAATTCTTTGAACTATGTCGGGTGGTTTGAGTTCTAGTCAGACGTAGTTTCTGCTGGTTATTAGAAAAATCCTACAACTGCGTTATATGACTTAAAAACTGTGCATAATATCATCATAATGGTCTTTTAGTGAAGCTGATCTTGATTTGTAGGTGAATTATTTTAAGAAAGCTATTGAAGATATGGCTGCTAGTAGTTTGCGTTGTGTTGCCATTGCATATAGACCATGCGAGAGGAGCGAAATTCCAGTTGATGAAGAGCAGCGCTCTCAGTGGAAATTGCCCGAAGATGATCTTATTTTGCTGGCTATTGTTGGTATTAAGGTATCCATGCCGTGAGACCCCCAGTTAGAagttaaaattttgaaatttctgACTCAACAATATTCGGAAATGTctattaattgattttttttattttttaattttgtttgttaaCAGGAGGCTTTTACATTATTgttcttcactttctttttgtttgtgaaTTATACATACATCAGTTTTTGTATGTTAAAATCATCTATTATTAGAACAGTTCATTGCCAGAATAATTCGGTACCTTTGTTACTTGTTATTGAATATGATGGTTACTGTCTTTAatacttttctttgtttaactcattttcgttctttttcacgtttcctcaTACAATAGAAGATGATGTTATTAATTTCGTTTGCAACTGTTTTAGAGTAGTATTGCACTTGACATTCTCCATGATGTTATAATTCAAATGACATAAGGCAGCTTGTCATgcttatattaatatattggCTTTctatcttttaatttttttttaaagtgtaCTAATTTTTATGGAAAATGATTGCAGGATCCATGTAGGCCTGGAGTCAAAGAATCAGTGCGACTATGTCAAAATGCTGGTGTGAAGGTACTATTTCTAGAGATTTAATTTTGTATAATCATGAAGGCTTTTTGTATGAccttctgaatttttttattgcttGGTTACTATTTTTGGCATGCCATTTATCATCAGCTATTGTTTCTTGTGAGGCGGGGAAGGTCCATCATAGTGGAGCATGGTAATAACACAAGACCTGATTTAACCCTGCTCTTCAAACTGAAACTAGTTCAGCATAATTCAGAAGTACCAGACCCCTGACTTAAATAAGACATAGAAATACAAAGAAATAAAGCCTGCTGCGCTTTTGTTCTTAAATGAGTGACCAAGAGCACATGAGTTAgatcaaaaaatatttattcttGGTTAGAATTCACAATCATTTTTAGGTTTTGAcagagattttttttatctaaaccAGGTAATTGTAGCattgttcttattttttttttgactttcgTAGTGATTGTTACACCTTTCTTTCCTTTAGGTAATCAAGTCTCTTGATTATTGTCATTTGTTCTGTTTGGGATTTCTGTGGTTTCGCTAAGTGGACTATGCTATGCGCAATTAGATTTTGTTTGGTGAAGGATTGCTACTGGATTGGAAATATAATCTTTTTTAGGTTTTGAcggtttttttttatctaaacaAAGTAATTGTGGCAttgttcttgtgttttttttttgtgactttCATAGTCAATGTTAcaccttttctttcctttaggTAATCAAGTCTCTTGATTATTGTCATTTGTTTAGTTGGGGATGTCTGTTGTTTCGTTAAGTGGACTATGCTATGTGCAATTAGTTTTTGTTTGGTGAAGGATTGCTACTAGAAGCTATGTGAAATAATTGCTTTCTTTATGCATGGAAATTAAGTACATTGTTTGCTAAGGAGTTGCTTCGCTATGTAAAAGTAAAGATCCAGAGAATATCAAGTAGGTTAAATCATTTCCGGCTGGCTTGCTTTATCCTTTATTTACTGGATTGAATCTCTTTCATTGGAATCATGCAGTTCTTCGTTGTACTTTTGCAAAACATTCTTGCCAATGTTTATGTAGTTCTTCTTCGTCATGTCATATTATTAATAATCAGATGGAACTGTCTACTTTGACATATAGGTGCGTATGGTCACTGGTGACAATATCCAGACTGCTAAAGCAATTGCTTTGGAATGTGGGATACTTGGTTCAGATGAAGATGCTGTGGAGCCCAATATCATTGAAGGAAGAGCGTTTCGTGCTCTATCAGATGAACAAAGAGAGGAGATTTCTGAGAAGATATCGGTATGAATTAACTATACTAAAATGTTGTTCGTTCtgcattcaatttttttctgtCCTTATTCTAGTTGTAACTTTTATTAGAGGCAAATTAGGTAGTTATGGAGGAAGCAGGGTACTgctcaaaaataaaaagataaacaacactcgtgcacaaggctcccttGGTGGGTGGGGTCGGGGACAAATGatatgtacgcagaccttatcttcgcataatatgtggagaggctttTTTAGGAactgaacctatgacctctaggttgcacctctACTACTTTACCCCtgctcaaaaataaataaatcgaaaaTATGGAGGGTGAGCCAGTGCCCCCTGGCCTAACTAGAGGGCTTGACTTTTACGTTCTTCGAATAAATATCCTTTCTTGTAAACCCTTGGTCCtgcatttttttccaaatttgttgttttctttaatAACAATGTGGACAAAAGCGAAGCttttacaactttttttttgtcttttacaTCATTGTTTTTTCTCGATATCTCTTATATAGAACATGCACGTACATGTCCTCTCATCTGCGTTAAAGTTTTAGCTCAGGAACTGGTAGAAGGTACTAATTTTTCTGTTTGATGGACAGGTGATGGGACGATCTTCACCTAATGACAAGCTTTTGCTTGTGCAAGCATTGAAAAAGAGGGGGAATGTTGTGGCTGTAACTGGTGATGGCACTAATGATGCTCCAGCATTAAATCAGGTTTGGCAGTATGTTATTATTTGCTGGATGTAGAGTTTTATGGCATTTTATTAGAGTTGATTGAGAAATGGGGATCTCTGAAATTTGTTGGACAAGAAGCATTTGGATGTTCCTTAGGATAGAAGAGATtggaatattttctttttttagtagAGTCTTATGGCATTTTATTAGAGTTGATTGAGAAATGGGGATCTCTGAAATTTGTTGGACAAGAAGCATCTGGATGTTTCTTAGTATGGAAGAGATTggaatattttccttttttagtaGTTTTTTGTATGCAAACAAAATGATGAATCATATTTCCAGGTTGTCAGCATCTTTCGTGGAGAATGACATGCATAACATTGTAGCAGCAGTTGGTCATTTTGCAACTGAGGTTTGGCTGAGGGGTTCTTGGTGGGACCCCTAGTCGCCTTTCTCTGTATTTGTATCTTAGGCTCCATGTTGCCTCGAGTTATCTTCCTAATTAGCTTCTTTTTTGAAGTATATTGACTTGATAATTACATGCAAATATGTGGCATAGCGGTAGAGTTGCAGGTGTAATCTAGAGGTCGCTGGTATTCCTGGAAACGCGCCTCTCCACGTATTATGTGGGGAAAGGTCGACGTACATCCTGCCTATCCCCGACCCTGCCTACTGCGAGAGACTTGTGCATGGAAGTTGttttgccttcttttttttaatattatcttGATAATTAGGGGAGTTGTCCCCTACCCCGCTCATTGCGGGTGCCTTGTGCTTgggaattgtttaccttttcgCCTTGATAATTAAGTATTTATTGATTTTCTGCAATCATTGAACACTTTTGGAACTATACATTTTGGGTTTCCAGGCTGATATAGGTCTTGCTATGGGTATTCAAGGGACAGAAGTTGCTAAAGAAAGCTCAGATATTATTATATTGGATGATAATTTTGCCTCAGTTGTGAAGGTTGGTAGGAATATTTTGATCTATTGTTTTTCATGTGTCTGAAATCTTATTACTTGGGAAGGGAAAACTTTAATACCTTCCTTGATTGTGCAAATTCAACCTGGTGCATATAATTATGTTCATCAACTATTCATGTGATTCTTGGGAaatgtttcttttggttatctATGCATTCCCTACATTTTGATTTCATATTCTCCCTATCATTATCTtgtgtttattttttgattttttccaCACATGAGGTTAGATCTACATGCGAGTATGTGGCCCAatagtagagttgcaagggtgcgaCCTAGAGGTCAtgtgttcaattcttgaaacaacctccacatattatgtggttTTCGTACATTCTGCCTATCCTGACCCCGTCTATTGCAGGAGCCtagtgcatgggagttgtttacctttttttcatGAGGCTAGGTGTataatttttcttcttaatATGTAATCACTTAAACAAAACTTTCCCTGGATGGTGAGCTTTTATGAGCCAACTATTATAGCGTTTGAAAGTAGAAAGCATATTGATAATAGCTCCGAATCTATGGTTGATGTAGGTTGTTAGATGGGGCCGATCTGTATACGCAAATATTCAGAAGTTCATACAGTTTCAGCTTACAGTTAATGTTGCTGCTCTTGTTATAAATGTTGTGGCTGCAGTTTCTTCTGGCAATGTTCCACTAAATGCAGTGCAGGTTTGTTTGCTCATAAGGCACTCAACTTACTCCCCCATTACTCTTGTTGGAAGGGCCCTCAGTTGCTGGCACATGCAGATTAGTTAACTCACTCTGTTCTTTTTTCATAGCTTCTCTGGGTTAATCTTATTATGGATACCCTTGGAGCACTAGCTTTGGCCACTGAACCACCAACAGATCACCTTATGCTTAGGCGCCCGGTTGGTCGAAGGTAAGAGTTTGTTACACCGTTTGTGTATGCTTCTAAAGTATTGATGGCCTTAAAAATATACTGATGGATATGTTTGTCTAGGGAACCTCTTATAACGAATATCATGTGGAGGAACTTGTTGATACAGGTATGTGTTGATTTGTCATCAGTTGTTCTTTTACCATGACCATCACATGTCAATTCcccttttgtagaatgtttgctGTCATTCTTTTTATAACGTGGTTCGGCATTTTCAGGCTCTCTATCAAGTGTCTGTATTACTCGTCCTCCATTTCCGGGGCAGGAGTATACTGAACTTGGAGCATGACAACGTTGCACATGCCAATAAAGTGAAGAATACATTGATATTCAACGCTTTTGTCTTCTGCCAGGTAAGTCAGAAGTCAGAACTGCAAAATATGTCCATTAGAAGGCATAAgacgggttttttttttctatatcatAGATGATGTGGATAGAAAAAAATAACAGAGAGATTCCCAACTATTGAATCAGCTGACAGAACAACCTTACAACGGGATTGGTTGGGCACAGGgcgcagtttttttttttggcttgggtggggtggggtggggtgggggtgGGTGAAGACACACTTGTGTAAATTTGGGTAAGTAAAACTATAACAGATTGACGGGGGATGAGTAGAACTTTTAGTGTTGGGAAGTCATCTTACTGAACATGTGATTAGTGATTACATACAAGCTCGTGAACATTTTAACAAACAAAGGGGTCTTCTGGATTCGCTTCGCCTTACAGCCTTGCTTCCTTTGCCCTTCTTACCACATAAAAGACGTGATTTGCAGGTTCAGAAGGGGGAAGGCTATTCTGGCCAGGCAACagaaatctttttcttggaGTAGTGCGCTAGGAAGTAGGATTAGTGTGACCTTAGTCTAGTCCTCGACGTATTTATGTCCAACAAGGAGCAAAGATGTTTTTGTAGATTATTCTCAGCTGAAGGGCATGGATTAGTTTAAGCTGGGGTTCATCTCTCTATGGAAATGAATAGTGCTGATATAATTCCAATTAATACTATGGAGTTTGTTAAATTCCTGTCAATCTAAGAATATATTTCCTGAACGATTTTTATGTATTGAAACAGCTGAGGATAGGAAATAAGAAGTTGAAAATAGCAatgtctttcattttcttttgggaTAGTGAGTCGATATTTTTCAATTTGACTAAGGGGTAACATTCTCCTCAAGGTACTTTATTGTTTGCACACTTGTGCTTATGTAGGATTTCGTACTGTTAGAAAATCTTCTGTCTCTTGCCGTGATAATGAAGCTTGTCATGGTTATGCCAACTAGTGGCCATGTTAGTTTTGCTaccgttctctctctctctcttcatcttATCAGcatgcatgttttttttttttgcctataTGTTGAGCATTGTGGTTGTTCTTTTGTCATATGCAATCTTTGATTTATGGGCCGCTTACTGCTGCTGCCACCCATTTTTGCTCTACGTGGAATCCTATAAGTCCGTAACGAAAAGTGTTGTTTCCCTTGTTCTTTACGTTCTTATAGTTTATgtgaagaatgaaaaagaaCTAATCGTTTGTTTTTGCAGGTGTTTAATGAGTTTAATGCTAGAAAGCCAGACgagataaatatttttaaagggCTTACTAAAAACTATCTTTTTATTGGAATAGTGGGGTCCACTGCTGTTCTTCAGgtgaaatttattaatttttactgTCTGGCTTGGCTTGGAGATTTTGTCTCAAG
Protein-coding regions in this window:
- the LOC119996380 gene encoding calcium-transporting ATPase 10, plasma membrane-type-like, with the translated sequence MTSLFKGSPYRRRRDLEAGSSRSADFDKEDEASSSPFYIHSTKNASIERLRRWRQAALVLNASRRFRYTLDLKKEEENKHTLRKIRAHAQAIRAAYLFKEAGERINDIAKFPPTPDGDFAIGQDQLSTLTRDHKLNTLQQYGGVKGLSDMLKTDINKGISGDDTDLQKRKIVFGSNTYPRKKGKNFLTFVWEACQDLTLIILMIAAAASLGLGIKTEGIKEGWYDGGSIAFAVLLVVVVTAISDYKQSLQFQNLNEEKRNIRLEVVRGGRRVEISIYDIVVGDVVPLNIGDQVPADGVVVSGHSLAIDESSMTGESKIIHKDSKDPFLMSGCKVADGSGTMLVTSVGINTEWGLLMASIAEDTGEETPLQVRLNGVATFIGIVGLTVAFAVLIVLLARYFTGHTKNSDGRIQFIRGKTKVGQAIDETIKIITVAVTIVVVAVPEGLPLAVTLTLAYSMRKMMADKALVRRLSACETMGCATTICSDKTGTLTLNQMTVVEACVGGKKVESPDSRSELSPLLTSLLIEGIAQNTTGSVFVPEGGGEAEVSGSPTEKAILTWAVKLGMHFGAVRSESTIIHVFPFNSEKKRGGVALELPDSQVHIHWKGAAEIVLASCTKYINEKNQMLVMDDNKVNYFKKAIEDMAASSLRCVAIAYRPCERSEIPVDEEQRSQWKLPEDDLILLAIVGIKDPCRPGVKESVRLCQNAGVKVRMVTGDNIQTAKAIALECGILGSDEDAVEPNIIEGRAFRALSDEQREEISEKISVMGRSSPNDKLLLVQALKKRGNVVAVTGDGTNDAPALNQADIGLAMGIQGTEVAKESSDIIILDDNFASVVKVVRWGRSVYANIQKFIQFQLTVNVAALVINVVAAVSSGNVPLNAVQLLWVNLIMDTLGALALATEPPTDHLMLRRPVGRREPLITNIMWRNLLIQALYQVSVLLVLHFRGRSILNLEHDNVAHANKVKNTLIFNAFVFCQVFNEFNARKPDEINIFKGLTKNYLFIGIVGSTAVLQVIIIFFLGKFTSTVRLNWQQWLISIVIAVISWPLAVVGKLIPVPETPLHEFFTRYRRKRSPES